In Pseudomonas nunensis, a single window of DNA contains:
- a CDS encoding helix-turn-helix domain-containing protein: MTISIDARALLIESIQEGLAQGTLEIGEAVRRLRVEVTGLHQTQFAKMCKISVRTLVHIEHGEGNQTLKSLNSVFKPFGLKMGVVRIRRDFS; the protein is encoded by the coding sequence ATGACCATCAGTATTGATGCTCGCGCTCTGTTGATCGAAAGCATTCAAGAAGGGCTTGCCCAAGGCACTCTGGAAATAGGCGAAGCAGTCCGTCGATTACGGGTAGAGGTCACTGGCCTGCACCAAACCCAATTCGCGAAGATGTGCAAAATTTCTGTGCGGACACTGGTTCATATCGAGCATGGAGAAGGGAATCAGACGCTGAAATCGCTCAACTCTGTGTTCAAACCGTTTGGCTTGAAGATGGGTGTGGTGCGGATTCGACGGGATTTCAGCTGA
- a CDS encoding amino acid ABC transporter permease has protein sequence MTSFPTPPQPPQPVAESRLQRIFGFRTRLYLTWAAMFGLFASFFLSFDLKFSIILDKLPNLVGLHLAPNGFLQGAALTLFLCACSIVASSLLGFITALGRLSKSAVAFGIASFYASFFRGTPLLIQILLIYLGLPQLGVVPGAIAAGIIALSLNYGAYLSEIFRAGILGVPHGQREASLALGMRETVIFWRVTLPQAMRTIIPPTTNQFISMLKDSSLISVMGVWEVMFLAQSYGRSSYRYIEMLTTAAIIYWVMSIGLELIQARMERHYGKAYLSRS, from the coding sequence ATGACTTCTTTCCCGACACCTCCCCAGCCACCGCAACCGGTGGCTGAGTCACGACTGCAACGGATCTTTGGATTCCGCACGCGGCTGTACCTGACCTGGGCGGCGATGTTCGGCTTGTTCGCCAGTTTCTTCCTGAGCTTCGACCTGAAGTTCTCGATCATCCTCGACAAACTGCCCAACCTCGTCGGCCTGCACCTGGCGCCGAATGGCTTTCTGCAAGGCGCGGCGCTGACGTTGTTTCTCTGCGCCTGCTCGATCGTCGCCTCATCGCTGCTGGGCTTCATCACCGCACTGGGACGACTGTCGAAAAGCGCCGTGGCGTTCGGCATTGCGAGTTTCTACGCGTCATTCTTTCGTGGCACGCCGCTGCTGATCCAGATCCTGTTGATCTACCTCGGCCTGCCACAACTGGGCGTTGTACCGGGCGCCATCGCCGCCGGGATCATCGCCCTGTCACTGAACTACGGCGCTTACCTGAGCGAAATCTTCCGCGCCGGCATCCTCGGCGTCCCCCACGGCCAACGCGAAGCCTCCTTGGCGCTGGGCATGCGTGAAACCGTAATCTTCTGGCGCGTCACCCTGCCCCAAGCCATGCGCACCATCATCCCGCCGACCACCAACCAATTCATCTCCATGCTCAAGGACTCGTCACTGATCTCGGTGATGGGGGTTTGGGAAGTGATGTTTCTGGCACAGTCGTATGGACGATCGAGCTATCGCTACATCGAGATGCTGACGACGGCTGCGATTATTTATTGGGTGATGTCGATTGGGCTGGAGCTGATTCAGGCGCGGATGGAGCGGCATTACGGCAAGGCGTATTTGAGTCGTAGCTGA
- a CDS encoding ABC transporter substrate-binding protein: MKFQPLLALGLTILAASTQAFGGATLDRVEQKKELVGVLMESYPPFSFLNDQNQLDGFDVDVAKAVAEKLGVKLRLETPSWDVIAAGRWSGRYDICICSMTPSKARAEVFDFPVEYYASPAVIVVNAKDDRIHNAKDLSGKKVGLTSASSYESYLNKNLVIEGAEDTQLQYPFEDVQIAPYDTDNVAFQDLGLGAGVRLDAILTNLVTAQPRLNEDKRFKLAGDPLYSEPNSVAIEKGDAQWDSKVREVFAQLKQDGTLTKLSQKWIGADISQ, from the coding sequence GTGAAATTCCAACCGCTACTGGCCCTGGGCCTGACGATTTTGGCTGCCTCCACCCAAGCCTTTGGCGGCGCGACGCTGGATCGCGTCGAGCAAAAGAAAGAACTGGTGGGCGTGCTGATGGAAAGTTATCCACCGTTCTCGTTCCTCAACGACCAGAACCAACTCGACGGTTTCGACGTCGATGTGGCCAAAGCCGTGGCCGAGAAACTCGGCGTCAAACTGCGTCTCGAAACCCCGTCATGGGACGTGATTGCCGCTGGCCGCTGGAGCGGTCGTTACGACATCTGCATCTGCTCCATGACCCCGAGCAAGGCCCGCGCTGAAGTCTTCGACTTCCCGGTTGAGTATTACGCCTCGCCCGCCGTAATCGTGGTCAATGCCAAGGATGACCGCATCCACAACGCCAAGGACCTGAGCGGCAAAAAAGTCGGCCTCACCAGCGCGTCCAGCTACGAAAGTTACCTGAACAAAAACCTGGTGATCGAAGGCGCCGAAGACACGCAATTGCAGTACCCGTTCGAGGACGTGCAGATCGCTCCGTATGACACCGATAACGTGGCGTTCCAGGACCTGGGGCTCGGCGCTGGTGTTCGACTGGACGCGATCCTCACCAACCTGGTGACCGCGCAACCGCGCCTGAACGAGGACAAACGCTTCAAACTCGCTGGCGACCCGCTGTATTCGGAGCCGAACTCGGTGGCCATCGAAAAGGGTGACGCGCAGTGGGACAGCAAAGTACGTGAAGTTTTCGCCCAGCTTAAACAGGACGGCACGTTGACCAAGCTCTCGCAAAAATGGATCGGCGCCGACATCAGCCAATGA
- a CDS encoding homocysteine S-methyltransferase family protein: protein MGAVSTVILDGGMGRELQRRGAPFRQPEWSALALSEAPQAVEAVHAAYIESGANVITSNSYAVVPFHIGEARFAAEGQALAALAGELARRAVDAAGKPVRVAGSLPPLFGSYRPDLFDAARVTELLTPLVKGLSPHVDLWLAETQSSIVEARAIHAGLPKDGKPFWLSFTLKDEDTDDVPRLRSGEPVAEAAAVAAELGVETLLFNCSQPEVIGAAIDAARETFERLGVNIHIGAYANAFPPQPKEATANDGLDPLREDLDPPGYLHWAADWQQRGASHLGGCCGIGPEHIAVLAQKLA from the coding sequence ATGGGCGCAGTAAGCACAGTAATTCTGGACGGCGGCATGGGCCGTGAGCTGCAGCGCAGAGGGGCGCCGTTCAGACAGCCCGAGTGGTCGGCGCTGGCCTTGAGCGAAGCGCCGCAAGCGGTCGAGGCGGTGCACGCGGCTTATATCGAAAGCGGTGCGAACGTCATCACCAGCAACAGTTATGCGGTGGTGCCGTTTCATATTGGCGAGGCGCGTTTTGCCGCCGAGGGCCAGGCCCTGGCCGCACTGGCCGGTGAGCTAGCGCGGCGCGCAGTGGACGCGGCTGGCAAACCGGTACGCGTGGCCGGCTCGTTGCCGCCGCTGTTTGGCTCCTACCGACCGGACCTGTTCGACGCTGCGCGGGTGACAGAATTGCTGACACCACTGGTGAAAGGCCTCTCGCCCCACGTTGACCTGTGGCTGGCGGAAACCCAGAGCTCAATCGTCGAGGCACGGGCGATCCACGCCGGCCTGCCGAAGGATGGAAAACCGTTCTGGCTGTCGTTTACCTTGAAGGATGAAGACACAGACGACGTGCCGCGTTTGCGTTCTGGCGAGCCGGTGGCTGAAGCGGCGGCAGTGGCGGCAGAGTTGGGCGTCGAGACCTTGCTGTTCAACTGCAGCCAGCCGGAAGTGATCGGCGCGGCCATCGATGCGGCGCGGGAAACGTTCGAGCGCCTGGGTGTGAACATTCACATCGGCGCGTACGCGAATGCCTTCCCGCCGCAACCGAAAGAGGCCACGGCCAACGACGGGCTGGACCCGTTGCGCGAAGATCTGGACCCGCCGGGTTACCTGCACTGGGCGGCGGATTGGCAGCAGCGTGGGGCCAGCCATTTGGGCGGGTGCTGCGGGATCGGGCCGGAGCATATTGCGGTTTTAGCCCAGAAATTGGCGTGA
- a CDS encoding GNAT family N-acetyltransferase, giving the protein MSTSLADWKGAPAPTVQLIEGRFIRLEKLDPARHADGLFKALQGPGADPKLWDYLPYGPFPERSVFNDWLNNHAANSDPYFFAVIDRASGDVQGILSLMSIVPAQGRIEIGHVTFGAPMQRSPKSTEAVYLLAKESFAMGYRRLEWKCNNGNARSKYAAERLGFSFEGVFRQHMVVKGQNRDTAWYSILDSEWPAIGAGFEQWLSDENQTDSGQVKTLVECRG; this is encoded by the coding sequence ATGTCGACTTCACTCGCGGACTGGAAAGGCGCACCGGCCCCCACCGTTCAACTGATCGAAGGGCGCTTTATTCGCCTGGAAAAACTCGACCCGGCGCGTCACGCCGACGGTTTGTTCAAAGCCCTGCAAGGTCCGGGCGCCGATCCGAAACTCTGGGATTACTTGCCTTACGGCCCGTTCCCGGAACGCAGCGTGTTCAACGATTGGCTGAACAACCATGCGGCCAACAGTGATCCATATTTCTTCGCGGTGATCGATCGTGCCAGCGGTGATGTGCAGGGCATCCTCAGCCTGATGTCGATCGTCCCGGCCCAGGGTCGTATCGAAATTGGCCACGTGACTTTCGGCGCACCGATGCAGCGTTCGCCGAAAAGCACCGAAGCGGTTTATCTGCTGGCCAAAGAGTCGTTTGCCATGGGCTACCGGCGTCTGGAGTGGAAGTGCAACAACGGTAATGCCCGCTCCAAATATGCGGCCGAGCGTTTGGGTTTCAGTTTCGAAGGGGTGTTCCGCCAGCACATGGTCGTGAAGGGGCAGAACCGCGATACGGCGTGGTATTCGATTCTGGATTCCGAATGGCCGGCGATTGGGGCGGGGTTTGAGCAGTGGCTTTCTGATGAAAACCAGACGGATTCGGGGCAGGTGAAAACCCTGGTTGAGTGCCGCGGGTAA
- a CDS encoding GNAT family N-acetyltransferase gives MSQIEIRQVSADDHAAWLPLWQAYLRFYNTELPEAVSQSTWQRMLDPNEPTHSALAWADGKAVGMVNFIYHRSNWSIENSCYLQDLLVEPQTRGTGVGRQLIEFVYATAKADGCCKVHWLTHETNATAIQLYERIAERPGFIQFRKAL, from the coding sequence ATGAGTCAGATCGAGATCCGCCAGGTCAGCGCCGACGACCACGCCGCTTGGTTGCCGTTGTGGCAAGCCTACCTGCGCTTCTACAACACCGAATTGCCCGAAGCCGTGAGCCAAAGTACCTGGCAGCGCATGCTCGACCCGAATGAGCCAACCCACTCGGCCCTGGCCTGGGCCGATGGCAAAGCGGTGGGCATGGTCAACTTCATCTACCATCGCTCGAACTGGAGCATCGAAAACTCCTGTTACCTGCAAGACTTGCTGGTAGAGCCGCAGACCCGTGGCACTGGCGTCGGTCGGCAGTTGATCGAATTCGTCTACGCCACCGCCAAAGCGGACGGTTGTTGCAAGGTTCACTGGCTGACCCACGAAACCAACGCCACCGCGATCCAGCTCTATGAGCGCATCGCCGAACGCCCCGGTTTCATCCAGTTTCGCAAAGCCCTTTAA
- a CDS encoding FMN-binding negative transcriptional regulator: MYTPSSFAIDDLQDLHQQILATRLGVLVTHGEQGLQASHIPLLLDAEQGPNGTLYGHLAKANPQWKELQNGAEALVIFAGADAYVSPGFYPAKAEHGKVVPTWNYVAVHAYGVAEVFTDADRLRNLVSALTDRHEADRTQPWKVADAPADYIDGMLRAIVGFALPIERLQGKRKLSQNRSAADIAGVREGLAASPDAQDQALAHLML; this comes from the coding sequence ATGTACACGCCAAGCAGCTTTGCCATCGACGATTTGCAGGACTTGCATCAGCAGATACTCGCTACCCGCCTCGGCGTGTTGGTCACCCATGGCGAGCAAGGCCTGCAAGCCAGCCACATTCCGTTGCTACTGGATGCCGAACAAGGCCCCAATGGCACCCTTTACGGACACTTGGCCAAGGCCAATCCGCAATGGAAGGAACTGCAAAACGGCGCCGAGGCGCTGGTGATTTTTGCCGGTGCCGACGCGTACGTGAGCCCTGGCTTTTACCCGGCCAAAGCCGAGCACGGCAAAGTCGTGCCTACCTGGAACTACGTCGCCGTTCATGCTTATGGCGTGGCTGAAGTGTTCACCGACGCTGATCGCCTGCGCAATCTGGTCAGCGCCCTCACCGATCGCCATGAAGCGGATCGTACTCAGCCATGGAAAGTCGCTGACGCCCCGGCTGACTACATCGACGGCATGCTCAGGGCCATCGTCGGTTTCGCTTTGCCGATCGAGCGCCTGCAAGGCAAACGCAAGTTGAGCCAGAACCGCAGCGCCGCAGACATCGCCGGTGTGCGCGAAGGGCTGGCTGCCAGCCCCGATGCGCAGGACCAGGCCCTCGCCCACTTGATGCTTTAA
- a CDS encoding PLP-dependent aminotransferase family protein has protein sequence MKDAPLSLSFNPAGIELDPRQGLSRQLYQALRVRVLDGRLASGTRLPASRDLAAALSISRNSVVRAYDQLYAEGFIEGRVGDGTYVAQLPKTAIPAKKLSTKVSTGLSTGLPTALSTNWLDLPVIPSSKVIHSGALERVEKNHLALPPSGPPKAFRVGVPAFDLFPFEVWAKLNAAFWRKPDLQQLCYGDPAGDERLRGMIAAYLRSSRGMQCTAEQIVITSGAQQAISLCAQLLVEPGDGVAIENPGYRAAGHAFAVAGGKLHGVSVDSEGINCAELEGLKDCRLAYVTPSHQYPTGVIMSLARRLELLAWAERTQGWIVEDDYDGEYRYSGAPLAPLAALDRQGRVLYVGTFGKVAFPALRLGYLVLPPGLVDAFSRRRAVDVRHSEVSTQAVMAEFIAAGHFQRHIRRMRRAALSRRNTLLAGWPKDIPGVGNLPSVAAGLHLTVSVESVARESELVAQAEAVGVEINALSGYWLPDSTRPADQRAGLVLGFAAVPEAEIESALLRLRSAWCRNN, from the coding sequence ATGAAGGATGCGCCGCTTTCCTTGTCCTTCAACCCGGCCGGCATCGAACTCGATCCGCGCCAGGGGTTGAGTCGTCAGCTCTATCAGGCGTTGCGGGTGCGTGTGCTCGACGGCCGACTGGCCAGTGGCACGCGATTGCCGGCCAGTCGCGACCTGGCGGCGGCGCTGTCGATTTCCCGAAACAGCGTGGTCCGCGCCTACGATCAGCTCTACGCTGAAGGCTTTATCGAAGGGCGGGTGGGCGACGGTACTTACGTCGCGCAATTGCCGAAAACCGCGATACCGGCAAAAAAACTATCCACAAAAGTATCCACAGGGTTGTCAACAGGGTTACCCACAGCCTTATCCACAAATTGGCTGGATTTACCTGTGATTCCATCCAGTAAAGTTATCCACAGCGGTGCGTTGGAGCGGGTTGAAAAGAACCATTTGGCCCTGCCGCCAAGTGGTCCGCCGAAGGCTTTTCGGGTGGGTGTGCCGGCTTTCGATCTGTTTCCGTTCGAGGTGTGGGCCAAGCTGAACGCGGCTTTCTGGCGCAAACCGGATTTGCAGCAGTTGTGTTATGGCGACCCGGCGGGCGATGAAAGATTGCGCGGAATGATTGCCGCGTACTTGCGCAGTTCTCGCGGCATGCAGTGCACGGCTGAGCAAATTGTGATCACCAGTGGCGCGCAGCAGGCAATTAGCCTTTGTGCACAGCTGCTGGTGGAGCCGGGCGATGGCGTGGCGATCGAGAATCCGGGGTATCGCGCGGCGGGTCATGCCTTTGCCGTGGCCGGGGGCAAATTGCACGGCGTATCGGTGGACAGCGAGGGCATCAATTGCGCCGAGTTGGAAGGGCTGAAGGATTGCCGACTAGCCTACGTCACCCCGTCTCATCAGTACCCGACCGGAGTAATCATGAGCCTGGCCCGGCGCCTGGAATTATTGGCGTGGGCCGAGCGCACCCAAGGCTGGATCGTCGAAGATGACTATGACGGCGAATACCGTTACAGCGGCGCGCCATTGGCACCGTTGGCGGCACTGGATCGGCAGGGTCGGGTGTTGTATGTCGGGACGTTTGGCAAAGTGGCGTTCCCCGCATTGCGCCTGGGTTATCTGGTGTTGCCGCCGGGTCTGGTGGATGCGTTTTCCCGTCGGCGTGCGGTGGATGTGCGCCATTCGGAAGTCAGCACTCAGGCCGTGATGGCGGAGTTCATCGCCGCCGGGCATTTTCAGCGACATATTCGGCGCATGCGGCGTGCGGCACTGAGTCGGCGCAACACGCTGCTGGCCGGTTGGCCGAAAGACATTCCCGGCGTAGGCAACCTGCCGAGTGTGGCGGCGGGGCTGCATTTGACGGTGTCGGTCGAGAGCGTGGCCCGCGAGTCTGAACTGGTGGCGCAAGCGGAAGCAGTGGGTGTCGAGATCAATGCGTTGAGCGGTTATTGGCTGCCGGACTCGACCCGGCCAGCGGATCAGCGTGCGGGGTTGGTGCTGGGGTTTGCTGCGGTGCCGGAGGCTGAGATCGAGTCGGCGTTGCTAAGGTTGCGTTCTGCCTGGTGTCGCAACAATTAA
- a CDS encoding polyamine ABC transporter substrate-binding protein, translated as MNRLKRFIAPALCATVLSGAVHAEDRTLRVYNWFDYITPKALEDFKAQNTQTKLVYDIFDTNEALEAKLLTGNSGYDVVVPSNVFLAKQIEAGVFQPLDRSKLPNWNHLDPKLMKLIEANDPGNKFAVPYMYGTILIGFNPDKVKAALGADAPVDSWDLIFKEENISKLKQCGVALLDSPSEILPLALQHLGLDPNSKKPADYDKAEALLMKIRPYVTYFHSSKYMADIANGDICVAVGYSGSFSQAANRAKEAKNGVVVDMRLPKEGAPIWFDMLAIPKGAKNTEDAYTFINYLLQPQVIAPVSDFVGYPNPNKDATELVDPAIRNNPNLYPTESAMSTLYTLQPLPRDAERARTRAWTKIKSGT; from the coding sequence ATGAACAGACTCAAGCGTTTTATCGCTCCAGCGCTATGCGCGACGGTACTTAGCGGTGCCGTTCACGCCGAAGACCGAACGTTGCGCGTCTACAACTGGTTCGACTACATCACCCCCAAAGCTCTCGAAGACTTCAAGGCCCAGAACACCCAGACCAAACTGGTCTACGACATTTTCGACACCAACGAAGCGCTGGAAGCCAAGCTGTTGACCGGCAACTCCGGCTACGACGTGGTGGTGCCGTCCAACGTGTTCCTCGCCAAGCAGATCGAAGCCGGCGTGTTCCAACCACTGGACCGCAGCAAGCTGCCGAACTGGAATCACCTCGATCCCAAGCTGATGAAGTTGATCGAAGCCAACGATCCCGGCAACAAATTCGCCGTGCCGTACATGTACGGCACCATCCTGATCGGCTTCAACCCGGACAAGGTCAAGGCTGCGCTGGGTGCCGACGCGCCGGTGGACAGCTGGGACCTGATTTTCAAGGAAGAGAACATCAGCAAGCTCAAGCAGTGCGGCGTCGCGCTGCTCGACTCGCCGTCGGAGATCTTGCCGCTGGCCCTGCAACACCTCGGCCTGGACCCGAACAGCAAAAAGCCTGCGGACTACGACAAGGCTGAAGCGCTGCTGATGAAGATTCGGCCATACGTCACGTACTTCCACTCGTCCAAGTACATGGCCGATATCGCCAACGGTGACATCTGCGTCGCGGTCGGTTATTCCGGCAGCTTCTCCCAAGCGGCCAACCGCGCCAAAGAAGCGAAGAACGGCGTGGTCGTGGATATGCGCCTGCCGAAAGAAGGAGCGCCAATCTGGTTCGACATGCTCGCGATTCCCAAAGGCGCGAAGAACACGGAAGACGCCTACACCTTTATCAACTACCTGCTGCAACCTCAGGTGATTGCGCCGGTCAGCGACTTCGTCGGCTACCCGAACCCGAACAAGGACGCCACGGAACTGGTCGACCCGGCAATCCGCAACAACCCGAACCTGTACCCAACCGAGTCAGCGATGAGCACGCTCTACACCCTGCAACCGCTGCCGCGAGATGCCGAGCGGGCGCGGACCCGGGCGTGGACCAAAATCAAATCCGGAACTTGA
- a CDS encoding histone deacetylase family protein, whose protein sequence is MLTIYSDDHHLHHGRCELMDGQLMPCFEMPSRADHVLQRVKDRDLGPVEVPQDFGLGPIQRIHDHDYLDFFKGAWARWTEFNTDGDLLPYTWPARTLRRIKPTSLHGQLGYYSFDGGAPITAGTWQAAYSAAQVALTAQAAIQRGARSAFALCRPPGHHAASDLMGGYCYLNNAAIAAQAFLDQGHKKVAILDVDYHHGNGTQSIFYERSDVLFTSIHGHPEAEFPFFLGYEDELGEGAGEGFNFNYPLPAGSGWDTWSAALDQACKEIEKYGADIVVVSLGVDTFKDDPISQFKLDSPDYLAMGERIAKLGKPTLFVMEGGYAVEEIGINAVNVLEGFESAQ, encoded by the coding sequence ATGCTGACGATCTACTCGGACGATCACCACCTGCACCACGGCCGTTGTGAATTGATGGACGGGCAATTGATGCCCTGCTTCGAAATGCCTTCCCGTGCCGACCACGTTCTACAGCGCGTAAAAGACCGCGACCTCGGGCCGGTGGAAGTGCCTCAGGATTTTGGCCTGGGGCCGATCCAGCGCATTCACGACCACGACTATCTCGACTTCTTCAAAGGTGCCTGGGCACGCTGGACCGAGTTCAATACCGACGGCGACTTGCTCCCCTACACCTGGCCAGCGCGGACTCTGCGCCGGATCAAACCCACCAGCCTGCACGGCCAGCTCGGCTATTACAGTTTCGACGGCGGCGCGCCGATCACTGCCGGCACCTGGCAAGCGGCGTACAGCGCGGCGCAAGTGGCGTTGACTGCCCAAGCCGCCATCCAGCGCGGCGCCCGCAGTGCCTTCGCGCTGTGCCGTCCGCCGGGACACCACGCCGCCAGTGACTTGATGGGCGGTTATTGCTACCTCAACAACGCCGCCATCGCCGCCCAGGCGTTCCTCGATCAGGGCCACAAAAAGGTCGCAATCCTCGACGTCGATTACCACCACGGCAACGGCACCCAATCGATTTTCTACGAGCGCAGCGACGTGCTGTTCACTTCGATCCACGGCCACCCGGAAGCTGAATTTCCGTTCTTCCTCGGCTACGAAGATGAGCTGGGTGAAGGCGCCGGTGAAGGCTTCAACTTCAACTACCCTTTGCCCGCCGGCTCGGGCTGGGACACCTGGAGCGCAGCGCTGGATCAGGCGTGTAAAGAGATCGAGAAGTACGGCGCCGACATCGTCGTCGTGTCCCTGGGCGTCGACACCTTCAAGGACGACCCCATCTCGCAATTCAAGCTCGACAGCCCGGATTACCTGGCCATGGGCGAGCGCATCGCGAAGCTCGGCAAGCCGACGCTGTTCGTGATGGAAGGCGGTTACGCGGTAGAAGAAATCGGCATCAACGCCGTGAACGTTCTCGAAGGTTTTGAAAGCGCCCAATGA
- a CDS encoding AraC family transcriptional regulator, with protein MLHSHLTTLNAVSLVLNTFKAEGLSSEALLAGSGISAADLSRADTRITTNQEMQVCANAVALKRDIGLELGRRMHVSSYGMLGYALLTSATFGDALRLAIRYPALLGTLFELSLEDDGERIWFVAADYRENPALAVFNAEFCLVSLKVICDDLLGHPLPLLAARFEHAAPDYQATYAEHFACPLSFESRDNAFAFDRQWLDQPLPLADVITHQAMVERCRKQNTEFTGRQAWLGRIRQLLSAQLHAAPGLEGLAEQMKCSPRTLRRHLKDLGCSYQELLDELRFEQAKQMLCEDQLPIYQIAEALGFSETASFRHAFVRWSGVAPSQFRPH; from the coding sequence ATGCTCCACTCCCACCTCACCACTCTCAACGCCGTCTCCCTGGTGCTCAACACCTTCAAGGCTGAAGGTCTTTCCAGCGAGGCATTGTTGGCCGGCAGCGGCATCAGCGCGGCGGATCTGAGCCGGGCCGACACGCGCATCACCACCAATCAGGAGATGCAGGTCTGCGCCAATGCGGTCGCGCTCAAGCGCGATATCGGCCTGGAGCTGGGCCGTCGGATGCATGTTTCGTCCTATGGCATGCTCGGTTATGCGCTGCTCACCAGTGCCACCTTCGGTGACGCTTTGCGCCTGGCGATACGTTATCCGGCGCTGCTGGGAACACTTTTCGAACTGAGCCTGGAAGACGATGGCGAACGCATCTGGTTCGTCGCCGCCGATTACCGGGAGAACCCGGCGCTGGCGGTGTTCAATGCGGAATTCTGCCTGGTCTCGCTGAAAGTCATCTGCGACGACCTGCTCGGCCACCCGTTGCCGCTGCTGGCCGCACGGTTCGAACATGCGGCACCGGACTATCAGGCAACCTACGCCGAACATTTCGCTTGCCCGCTGAGCTTCGAGTCGCGGGACAACGCGTTTGCCTTCGACCGACAGTGGCTCGACCAACCGTTGCCACTGGCGGATGTGATCACCCATCAGGCGATGGTCGAACGCTGCCGCAAGCAGAACACCGAGTTCACCGGCCGCCAGGCCTGGCTCGGGCGGATTCGCCAGTTGCTCAGCGCGCAGTTGCATGCCGCGCCGGGACTTGAGGGGCTGGCCGAGCAGATGAAGTGTTCGCCGCGCACTTTGCGCCGGCACCTCAAGGATTTGGGCTGCAGCTATCAAGAGCTGCTGGATGAACTGCGGTTCGAGCAGGCCAAGCAGATGCTTTGCGAGGATCAACTGCCGATCTATCAAATCGCCGAAGCGCTGGGGTTCAGCGAAACCGCAAGTTTCCGGCATGCCTTCGTACGCTGGAGCGGCGTGGCCCCAAGCCAGTTCCGGCCCCACTGA
- a CDS encoding asparaginase, which produces MNSSTYPAAQHVMVLYTGGTIGMQASAHGLAPASGFEARMRDYLHSQPELVVPQWRFREMSPLIDSANMTPTYWQQLREAVVDAVDVQGCDSVLILHGTDTLAYSAAAMSFQLLGLHARVCFTGSMLPAGVTDSDAWENLSGALVALGHGLAPGVHLYFHGELLDPTRCAKVRSFGRHPFKRLERQGGGVKATSLPAPLTYNQPKQLANVAVLPLFPGISAEVLNGLLDSGIQGLVLECYGSGTGPSDNPEFLASLERARDKGVVVVAVTQCHEGGVELDVYEAGSRLRGVGVLSGGGMTREAAFGKLHALLGAGLENAEVRRLVELDLCGELS; this is translated from the coding sequence ATGAATTCCTCGACCTATCCTGCCGCCCAGCACGTCATGGTGCTCTACACCGGCGGCACCATCGGCATGCAAGCCAGTGCCCATGGCCTGGCCCCGGCGTCCGGTTTTGAAGCGCGGATGCGCGACTACCTGCACAGCCAACCTGAACTCGTGGTGCCGCAGTGGCGCTTTCGCGAGATGAGCCCGCTGATCGACAGCGCCAACATGACCCCGACCTATTGGCAGCAACTGCGTGAAGCGGTGGTCGATGCCGTGGATGTCCAGGGCTGCGACAGCGTGCTGATCCTGCACGGCACCGACACCCTGGCGTACAGCGCGGCGGCCATGAGCTTCCAGTTGCTCGGCTTGCATGCCCGCGTCTGCTTCACCGGCTCGATGCTGCCGGCCGGCGTGACCGACAGCGATGCCTGGGAAAACCTCAGCGGCGCGCTGGTCGCCCTCGGCCATGGCCTGGCGCCGGGCGTGCATCTGTACTTCCACGGCGAACTGCTGGACCCGACCCGTTGCGCGAAAGTGCGCAGCTTCGGTCGTCATCCATTCAAGCGACTTGAGCGTCAGGGCGGCGGTGTGAAGGCGACTTCGCTGCCAGCGCCGTTGACCTATAACCAGCCCAAGCAGTTGGCGAATGTTGCGGTACTGCCGCTGTTCCCCGGCATTAGCGCCGAAGTCCTGAACGGCCTGCTAGATAGCGGCATTCAGGGTTTGGTGCTGGAGTGCTACGGCAGCGGCACCGGGCCGAGCGACAATCCTGAGTTTCTCGCCAGCCTTGAGCGCGCGCGGGACAAGGGAGTTGTGGTTGTCGCTGTGACGCAATGCCATGAAGGTGGCGTCGAGCTGGATGTGTACGAGGCTGGCAGTCGCTTGCGCGGTGTTGGCGTGCTTTCGGGTGGCGGCATGACCCGTGAAGCGGCGTTCGGCAAGTTGCATGCGCTGCTGGGCGCAGGCCTGGAAAACGCCGAAGTGCGGCGCCTGGTCGAGCTTGATCTGTGTGGTGAATTGAGCTGA